The Halosimplex litoreum genome has a window encoding:
- a CDS encoding polysaccharide deacetylase family protein, with the protein MGSVVLSVDAELAWGFVDYDDPPSDRVESGREGWRTLRRLCERYDVPATWAVVAHLLHEDCDGRHADHPIGPGWFARERDEWVDRPDLTRGPELVERLRTSPVDHDIGCHTYSHVELGAPGTTRAMAAAELERSRALMDEWGIDGRSFVFPRNNVGHVDLLPDYGFEVYRGRRPVERRSLPAKLRTVAIGDGRPPLVRPTVDDGGLVTLPASLFLYSFEGLPLRASKPVVGDPVVELVERGLDAAAEGEGVLHLWLHPNNLVDDDAIERIEAVLRAIDERRDTVSVETMADVATRRRQRLQ; encoded by the coding sequence GTGGGATCGGTAGTCCTCTCGGTCGACGCGGAGCTGGCCTGGGGTTTCGTCGACTACGACGACCCACCGAGCGACCGGGTCGAGAGCGGTCGGGAGGGCTGGCGGACGCTTCGGCGACTCTGCGAGCGGTACGACGTGCCGGCGACCTGGGCGGTGGTCGCGCATCTGCTGCACGAGGACTGCGACGGCCGTCACGCCGACCACCCGATCGGCCCCGGATGGTTCGCTCGCGAGCGCGACGAGTGGGTCGACCGGCCCGACCTGACCCGGGGGCCCGAACTCGTCGAGCGACTCCGGACGTCGCCCGTCGACCACGATATCGGCTGCCACACGTACTCACACGTCGAACTCGGCGCTCCGGGGACGACGCGAGCGATGGCGGCCGCCGAGCTGGAGCGCAGTCGGGCGCTCATGGACGAGTGGGGGATCGACGGACGGTCGTTCGTCTTCCCGCGCAACAACGTGGGCCACGTCGACCTGCTGCCCGACTACGGCTTCGAGGTCTACCGCGGACGCCGCCCGGTCGAACGCCGGTCGCTCCCCGCGAAGCTGCGGACCGTCGCTATCGGGGACGGCCGCCCTCCGCTCGTTCGACCGACGGTCGACGACGGTGGCCTCGTGACGCTGCCGGCGTCGCTGTTCCTCTACAGCTTCGAGGGGCTTCCACTGCGAGCGAGCAAGCCCGTCGTCGGCGACCCCGTCGTCGAACTCGTCGAACGCGGGTTGGACGCCGCGGCCGAGGGCGAAGGCGTCCTCCACCTCTGGCTCCACCCGAACAACCTGGTCGACGACGACGCGATCGAACGGATCGAAGCCGTCCTCCGAGCTATCGACGAGCGCCGCGATACGGTCTCCGTCGAGACGATGGCCGACGTCGCGACCCGACGACGCCAGAGGCTGCAGTGA
- a CDS encoding NAD-dependent epimerase/dehydratase family protein: protein MTTDPASELGGQRVLVTGGAGFVGSHLTGALTDRCEVTVLDDCSTGEPGNVPDGAELIRGDVRDPTDLERAMDGVEVVFHQAALADARASLRSPVEGHRRTATGTVKVLDAARRADARVVTASSAAVYGRPDTLPIRESDRKTPLTPYGIDKLAADQYTRRFADRYGLETVTLRYFNVYGPGPTGHRSGPGDVVGTFLDRARSGDVLPIEGDGTQTRDFVHVEDVVRANLRAATTDATGRAYNVGSGSGVSVREVAERVVRLVDSDSEIVHNDPREGASRHRRAALGRARSRLGYEPAYSFEEGLTTLVDRAAVPG from the coding sequence GTGACGACTGATCCGGCGAGCGAGCTCGGCGGGCAACGCGTCCTCGTGACCGGCGGGGCTGGCTTCGTCGGGAGCCACCTCACGGGCGCGCTGACCGACCGCTGTGAGGTCACCGTCCTGGACGACTGCTCGACGGGCGAGCCCGGGAACGTCCCCGACGGCGCCGAGCTGATCCGCGGCGACGTGCGCGACCCGACCGACCTCGAACGAGCGATGGACGGCGTCGAGGTCGTCTTCCACCAGGCGGCGCTGGCCGACGCCCGCGCCTCGCTCCGGTCGCCGGTCGAGGGACACCGCCGGACGGCGACGGGCACGGTGAAGGTCCTCGACGCGGCTCGGCGCGCCGACGCCCGGGTCGTCACGGCCTCCAGCGCCGCGGTGTACGGCCGACCGGACACGCTTCCGATCCGCGAGTCCGACCGGAAGACCCCGCTCACGCCGTACGGGATCGACAAGCTCGCAGCCGACCAGTACACGCGGCGCTTCGCCGACCGGTACGGGCTGGAGACGGTCACGTTGCGCTATTTCAACGTCTACGGTCCGGGACCGACGGGCCATCGGAGTGGCCCCGGCGACGTGGTCGGTACCTTCCTCGACCGGGCGCGCTCGGGCGACGTGCTCCCGATCGAAGGCGATGGAACCCAGACTCGGGATTTCGTCCACGTCGAAGACGTCGTTCGGGCGAACCTCCGCGCGGCGACGACCGACGCGACCGGGCGGGCCTACAACGTCGGCAGCGGTAGCGGCGTCTCGGTCCGGGAGGTCGCCGAGCGCGTCGTCCGGCTGGTCGACTCGGACAGCGAGATCGTCCACAACGACCCCCGCGAAGGAGCCAGCAGACACAGGCGTGCGGCGCTCGGGCGCGCGCGAAGTCGCCTCGGCTACGA